The Pseudobacteroides sp. genomic interval ACAGACGCTGAGATGAATGAGACAATGAATAAAAGCGGCTTCAAATTTTCTTCTGCAAATTCGATAAACTGGGGAAGGCTTGTACCGCAGATTGTTTATTATTTTTCTGGCTATGCGGATCTTTTAAAGAAAAATGAAATTGAAGCAGGGGAAAAAGTAAACTTTGTTGTGCCAACCGGAAATTTCGGAAATATTTTGGCTGCATATTACGCTATGGAGATGGGGCTTCCAATTAATAAACTCGTATGTGCATCCAATGAGAACAATGTCCTGACTGATTTTATAAATACCGGAGTCTATGACAGGAAGAGAGAATTTAAAAAGACAAGTTCGCCGTCCATGGACATTTTAATATCAAGTAACCTTGAAAGATTGTTATTTGAGATTACCGGACGCAGCTCGTGGCTGGTTAATGAGTGGATGAAATCCCTCAAAGAAGAAGGGGAATATGCCGTTGACTCAGAAACTAAAAAGAAAATCTCCAAATACTTTTGGGGTGGATTTTCTAGCGAAGCAGATACATTAAAGACAATAGAGTGTATATACAACGAATATGGTTATGTTGTAGATACCCATACAGCAGTAGGAATTGATGTATATGACAAGTATGTCATATCTACCGGAGACATGACTAAGACTGTTATAGTTTCGACAGCAAGCCCGTTCAAATTCAATGACAGCGTGGTTAAGGCCATTTTTGGAGAAGAAAGTGTAGCTGGGAAGAGTGAATTTGATCTTCTAGAAATTTTGGCTGAAAGATGCAATCTTTCTATTCCTGCAGGACTTAAAGGGCTTGACAAGAGGGAAATTAAGCACAAAGCTGTTTGTGATAAACAAGATATGAAAAACGAGGTTGAAAGGATACTTAAGATATAAAACGTAAAACACCAATTACAAAACATCAAATTCAAACATATAGTAGAAAATGTAAAAAGATTGATACTATAAGAGGCTGCCTTGCAAATAGGCATCCTCTTTTTATTTAAAAGATTAATCACTTTTAATTTATCTATTGAATTTGTCAAATTAATGTGCTATTATTATTTCACGGT includes:
- the thrC gene encoding threonine synthase; amino-acid sequence: MLYESTRGGLKSKLSAEAIKMGIAPDGGLFVPSAPVKLSPEEIYSLVNLSYQERAVFILKHFLDDYSIDELSECVNSAYTKEKFGTEDIAPVVKLNDNVHVLELWHGPTCAFKDMALQILPHFMVKAVEKTGETDETVILVATSGDTGKAALEGFKDVKGTRVIVFFPKDGVSDVQKMQMVTQDGDNTYSIGVHGNFDDAQNGVKAIFTDAEMNETMNKSGFKFSSANSINWGRLVPQIVYYFSGYADLLKKNEIEAGEKVNFVVPTGNFGNILAAYYAMEMGLPINKLVCASNENNVLTDFINTGVYDRKREFKKTSSPSMDILISSNLERLLFEITGRSSWLVNEWMKSLKEEGEYAVDSETKKKISKYFWGGFSSEADTLKTIECIYNEYGYVVDTHTAVGIDVYDKYVISTGDMTKTVIVSTASPFKFNDSVVKAIFGEESVAGKSEFDLLEILAERCNLSIPAGLKGLDKREIKHKAVCDKQDMKNEVERILKI